From Mucilaginibacter rubeus, a single genomic window includes:
- a CDS encoding alpha-glucuronidase family glycosyl hydrolase, with amino-acid sequence MGKYSLKYLCVLMLLLLKTGSSAFADNGYKLWLEYNKVGNPQLAVAYRQQLSYVIFPAASDRLKAAKFELLTGLDEMLTLKPVDAKSITNGQTIIIGTPQLLKSFSIAVPDSIGGEGYLIKTTLIGQKKCILIAANSDVGVIYGVFNFLKLIQINQSISKLNISDHPRMMYRVLDHWDNLNRTVERGYAGSSIWNWHKLPGVIDQRYIDYARANASVGINGSVVNNVNADALILSPQYLLKVQALANVFRTYGIKIYLSVKFSSPVELGGLKTADPLDPAVKKWWADKADEIYSYIPDFGGFLVKANSEGQPGPQSYGRTHADGANMLADALEPHHGIVMWRAFVYDNKVPDDRFKQAYNEFKPLDGKFKDNVIVQVKNGPIDFQPREPFHPLFGAMPNTPLMMEFQLTQEYLGFSTHLVYEAPLFAECLQSDTYTHGKGSTVARVIKGDFNKKLITGMAGVANIGADLNWCGHPFAQANWYAFGRTAWNSDQSPAVIADDWLRMTFTDDENFVSPVKKFMLQSRENTVNYMAPLGLHHIMGVSTHYGPGPWVDNAGRPDWNATYYHKADSSGIGFDRTGTGSNALAQYAPEVKARWESLQTCPDEYLLWFHHLSWTYKMSSGRSLWDELVYHYYAGAESVKQMSRTWEKMEGKIDAERFSEVKQLMQVQLNEAITWRDACVLYFQTFSKMPIETTYPKSQHPLDYYRNMKFYYVPGIGGNNYMTN; translated from the coding sequence ATGGGTAAATATTCATTAAAGTACTTGTGCGTGCTGATGTTGCTTTTGCTCAAAACGGGCAGCAGTGCTTTTGCTGATAATGGCTATAAACTATGGCTTGAATATAATAAGGTAGGTAACCCTCAACTGGCAGTAGCTTACAGGCAGCAATTGAGCTACGTGATCTTCCCCGCTGCATCTGACCGGCTGAAAGCGGCAAAATTTGAGCTTTTAACCGGACTGGATGAAATGTTGACATTGAAACCTGTCGATGCAAAAAGCATCACCAACGGGCAAACTATCATAATAGGTACACCACAATTATTAAAATCTTTTTCGATAGCCGTTCCGGATAGTATCGGCGGCGAAGGATATCTGATCAAAACAACACTTATCGGCCAAAAGAAATGTATCCTCATTGCTGCTAACTCAGATGTTGGGGTTATTTACGGCGTTTTCAACTTTTTGAAACTTATCCAGATAAATCAATCGATAAGCAAACTGAATATTTCAGACCATCCTCGTATGATGTACCGGGTATTGGATCATTGGGATAACCTGAACCGTACCGTAGAGCGGGGATACGCCGGTTCATCCATCTGGAACTGGCATAAATTACCTGGCGTAATTGATCAACGGTATATTGATTATGCACGAGCCAATGCTTCGGTAGGTATCAATGGTTCCGTAGTTAATAATGTAAATGCCGATGCGCTGATCCTTTCGCCTCAATATTTATTGAAGGTACAGGCGTTGGCCAATGTTTTCAGAACATATGGTATCAAAATCTACCTGTCGGTTAAATTCAGCAGCCCGGTTGAGTTGGGCGGCTTGAAAACTGCCGATCCGCTTGATCCCGCGGTAAAAAAATGGTGGGCAGATAAGGCTGATGAAATTTATAGTTATATCCCTGATTTTGGTGGCTTTTTGGTAAAAGCTAACTCCGAGGGCCAACCTGGTCCGCAAAGTTATGGACGTACCCATGCCGATGGCGCCAATATGCTGGCCGATGCGCTTGAGCCTCATCATGGCATAGTGATGTGGCGGGCTTTTGTCTATGACAATAAAGTTCCGGACGACCGCTTCAAGCAGGCCTATAATGAATTTAAACCACTGGATGGTAAGTTTAAGGATAACGTGATAGTGCAGGTTAAAAACGGGCCAATAGATTTTCAGCCGCGAGAACCTTTTCATCCTTTATTTGGTGCGATGCCTAATACCCCGCTCATGATGGAATTTCAGTTAACACAAGAATATCTCGGTTTTTCAACGCACCTGGTTTATGAGGCGCCGCTGTTTGCCGAATGCCTGCAATCAGACACTTATACGCATGGTAAAGGATCAACCGTTGCCCGGGTAATCAAAGGCGATTTCAACAAAAAACTAATCACCGGGATGGCAGGCGTGGCCAATATTGGCGCTGATTTAAACTGGTGCGGCCATCCGTTCGCGCAAGCTAACTGGTATGCCTTCGGTAGGACGGCCTGGAACTCGGATCAATCTCCGGCTGTAATTGCTGATGATTGGCTTCGGATGACTTTTACCGATGATGAAAACTTTGTATCACCGGTGAAAAAGTTCATGCTACAATCAAGGGAGAATACAGTGAATTACATGGCCCCGTTGGGTTTGCACCATATCATGGGCGTATCAACACATTATGGTCCCGGCCCTTGGGTTGATAATGCCGGTCGGCCGGATTGGAATGCGACCTATTATCACAAGGCTGATTCATCTGGGATAGGTTTTGACCGTACCGGTACGGGTAGCAATGCTTTAGCGCAATATGCCCCTGAAGTTAAAGCGCGTTGGGAAAGCCTGCAAACCTGTCCGGACGAATACCTGCTCTGGTTTCACCATTTAAGCTGGACCTACAAAATGTCTTCGGGCAGATCATTATGGGATGAGTTGGTTTACCACTATTATGCCGGAGCTGAATCCGTTAAACAAATGAGTCGCACATGGGAAAAAATGGAGGGTAAGATAGATGCTGAACGTTTTAGTGAAGTAAAACAACTGATGCAGGTGCAGCTGAACGAGGCAATAACCTGGCGCGATGCCTGTGTTTTATATTTTCAAACGTTTTCAAAAATGCCAATCGAGACAACATATCCAAAGTCGCAACACCCGCTTGACTATTACAGGAACATGAAATTTTACTATGTACCGGGTATCGGCGGCAATAATTATATGACCAATTAA
- a CDS encoding SDR family NAD(P)-dependent oxidoreductase, with amino-acid sequence MNSKTKLAIVTGGASGLGLATTKKFTEQGIKTIIIGRDEAKLASTVKQFGELCHYRQYDLSDTSGIPQLVAEIEAEYGIPDILVNNAGINHKKAFAEVTDEEFSKVIQTNLISVFAISREVVKSMLKTGSGSIINISSMAAQYGIPYVIAYSASKTAIEGMTRAMATELSPQGIRVNCIAPGFIATDMSAKALNNDPARMQKVMNRTPMGKLGEPADVAEAVYYLATDSAKYVTGVILQVDGGNSIGF; translated from the coding sequence ATGAACTCAAAAACAAAACTTGCCATTGTTACAGGAGGCGCGTCGGGCCTTGGGCTGGCTACCACCAAAAAATTTACCGAACAAGGCATCAAGACTATAATTATCGGCCGGGATGAGGCAAAACTGGCCTCGACGGTGAAACAATTCGGCGAACTCTGTCACTACAGGCAATATGATTTGAGTGATACATCCGGTATTCCGCAATTGGTTGCCGAAATTGAAGCTGAATATGGCATACCCGACATCCTGGTTAACAATGCCGGTATCAATCATAAAAAAGCTTTCGCCGAAGTAACAGATGAAGAATTTTCAAAAGTGATCCAAACCAACCTCATATCGGTGTTTGCAATAAGCCGCGAAGTAGTAAAAAGTATGTTAAAAACAGGAAGTGGAAGTATTATTAATATCAGTTCGATGGCGGCGCAATATGGGATCCCCTATGTTATCGCCTACAGCGCTTCAAAAACCGCTATTGAAGGGATGACCCGGGCCATGGCTACCGAGCTTTCACCACAAGGCATCCGGGTTAATTGTATTGCCCCGGGTTTTATTGCTACCGATATGTCGGCCAAGGCGTTAAATAACGATCCCGCCCGTATGCAAAAAGTAATGAACCGCACTCCTATGGGCAAATTAGGCGAACCAGCCGATGTAGCCGAAGCTGTTTATTACTTAGCTACCGATAGCGCCAAATATGTGACTGGAGTTATTTTGCAGGTTGACGGAGGAAATTCGATAGGATTTTAG
- a CDS encoding branched-chain amino acid aminotransferase — protein MTETLDIKISRTTASRLQQTDFDNLPFGKTFSDHMFVADYADGEWKNLSVIPYGEIGLSPAISALHYGQAFFEGLKAYKHADGKITVFRPDKNAIRFNKSAERLCMPTLPEEIFLQSIATLVDLDRDWVPSQPNHALYIRPFMFATDPYLGVTPSSTYKYMVLVGPVGPYFSKPLRVKIETHYTRAAEGGMGYAKAAGNYGSSMLPARKATEEGFDQLIWTDAKEHKFIEEMGAANAMFLLDGKLITAEAKDTILDGVTRDTVIALAKEWGIPVEERKISVAEIVEGAKNGKLTDAFGAGTAATIAPVASISYEGQEYFLSDPKTREFSNKVFDTLDAIKYGTAPDTHGWNYLVSE, from the coding sequence ATGACCGAGACATTGGACATCAAGATCAGCAGGACAACTGCTTCCCGTTTGCAGCAAACGGACTTCGACAACTTACCTTTTGGAAAAACTTTTTCTGACCACATGTTTGTGGCCGATTACGCGGACGGTGAATGGAAAAATCTCTCGGTCATTCCCTACGGCGAAATTGGTCTAAGCCCTGCAATTTCAGCACTTCACTACGGACAAGCGTTTTTTGAAGGCCTGAAAGCCTATAAACATGCCGATGGAAAAATTACTGTTTTCCGTCCGGATAAAAATGCTATCCGTTTTAACAAATCGGCCGAGCGCCTTTGTATGCCAACTTTGCCTGAGGAAATCTTTTTGCAAAGTATAGCTACCCTGGTTGACCTTGACCGCGACTGGGTACCTTCACAGCCAAACCATGCTTTATATATACGCCCGTTCATGTTCGCTACCGATCCGTATTTGGGTGTGACTCCATCTTCAACTTATAAATATATGGTATTGGTTGGCCCGGTTGGTCCGTACTTTTCAAAACCATTGCGTGTTAAAATCGAAACACACTATACCCGCGCTGCTGAAGGTGGTATGGGCTATGCTAAAGCTGCCGGTAACTACGGAAGCTCTATGCTGCCTGCCCGTAAAGCAACCGAAGAAGGTTTTGATCAATTGATCTGGACTGACGCTAAAGAGCACAAGTTTATTGAAGAAATGGGCGCGGCTAACGCTATGTTCCTGTTAGATGGTAAACTGATAACTGCCGAAGCTAAAGACACTATTTTGGATGGCGTAACCCGCGACACCGTTATTGCCTTAGCTAAAGAATGGGGTATCCCGGTTGAAGAACGCAAAATTTCTGTAGCTGAAATTGTTGAAGGTGCAAAAAATGGTAAGTTAACTGATGCCTTTGGCGCCGGTACCGCCGCTACCATTGCCCCTGTTGCCTCAATCAGCTACGAAGGTCAGGAATATTTCCTGAGCGATCCGAAAACCCGTGAGTTTTCGAATAAAGTATTTGATACGCTTGATGCTATTAAATATGGTACCGCTCCTGATACCCACGGTTGGAACTATTTGGTTAGTGAATAA
- a CDS encoding tryptophan 2,3-dioxygenase family protein: protein MHFSPEIEDRLNRLQEKYEAMGQDMNSYLDGLLYADFLTYWDYIHLDTLLSLQNPKTPFPDEEIFIIYHQITELYFKLALHECRQIAEASPLTAEFFTARLKRINRYFGALTHSFEIMVDGMEKEQFLKFRMSLLPASGFQSGQYRMIEIYATDFINLVAKDKREELQHATIEEQFEYLYWKFGATELSTGKKTLTLKQFEKKYSKSFIELGKAAASHNFNTLAKQFEASSELTTELRNELRQLDINVNVNWPLSHYKSAVRYLNREPEDIKATGGTNWQKYLPPRFQKRIFYPWVWNEEEKDNWGKAWVDDVLNGI from the coding sequence ATGCATTTCTCACCCGAAATTGAAGACCGCTTAAACCGGTTGCAGGAAAAATATGAAGCCATGGGCCAGGATATGAATTCATATCTCGATGGTTTACTTTATGCCGATTTTTTAACCTACTGGGATTACATCCACCTGGATACCTTGCTTAGTTTACAAAACCCTAAAACCCCATTTCCCGACGAGGAAATTTTTATTATTTATCACCAGATCACGGAGCTGTATTTTAAACTTGCCCTGCATGAGTGCAGGCAAATAGCAGAAGCCAGCCCCCTGACAGCCGAGTTTTTTACAGCGCGGTTAAAAAGGATCAACCGGTATTTTGGTGCGTTAACCCATTCGTTTGAGATTATGGTTGATGGGATGGAGAAAGAACAGTTCCTGAAATTCAGGATGTCTTTACTGCCTGCAAGTGGTTTTCAGTCGGGCCAGTACCGCATGATTGAGATCTACGCGACCGATTTCATAAACCTGGTGGCAAAGGATAAACGCGAGGAGTTACAACACGCAACTATCGAAGAGCAATTTGAGTATCTGTACTGGAAATTTGGAGCTACCGAACTATCTACCGGAAAAAAGACATTGACACTTAAACAGTTCGAAAAAAAATATTCAAAAAGCTTTATTGAGTTGGGGAAAGCAGCTGCTTCGCATAACTTTAATACGCTGGCTAAACAGTTTGAAGCATCTTCAGAACTTACAACAGAGCTGCGCAACGAACTGCGCCAATTGGATATCAATGTCAATGTGAATTGGCCACTGTCACATTATAAGTCGGCGGTGCGCTACCTTAACCGCGAACCGGAAGATATTAAGGCAACCGGCGGCACCAACTGGCAAAAATACCTGCCTCCGCGTTTTCAAAAGCGGATCTTTTATCCCTGGGTGTGGAACGAAGAGGAAAAAGATAACTGGGGCAAAGCTTGGGTTGATGATGTGCTGAATGGTATTTAA
- a CDS encoding universal stress protein, translating into MKIRKILIGIDESEFSRHAAAYGFDIAHTYGAEVGLVHIVEPIVMPVDTQDGLLGTPFDPNLNLPGTELEILQTERSAALLNQASKEWGTGLEIAHFTQYGSTAEGIIECSQEFNADLIVLGTHRRTGIDKFFLGNVAEQVINKSLIPVLVIPYIEAKD; encoded by the coding sequence ATGAAGATCAGGAAGATACTCATCGGCATTGATGAAAGCGAATTTTCACGTCATGCTGCTGCTTACGGTTTTGACATAGCACATACCTACGGTGCCGAGGTTGGTCTGGTACATATAGTTGAACCCATTGTGATGCCTGTTGACACCCAGGATGGCCTGCTCGGTACGCCTTTTGATCCTAACTTAAACCTGCCGGGGACAGAATTAGAAATATTACAAACCGAGCGATCCGCCGCGTTGCTAAACCAGGCATCAAAAGAGTGGGGCACAGGTTTAGAAATAGCTCACTTCACCCAGTACGGCTCAACAGCCGAAGGCATTATTGAATGCAGCCAGGAGTTTAATGCTGATCTGATAGTTTTAGGCACGCACCGCCGTACCGGTATCGATAAATTCTTTTTAGGCAACGTTGCTGAACAGGTGATCAATAAATCATTGATACCTGTACTGGTTATACCTTATATTGAAGCCAAAGATTAA
- a CDS encoding HAD-IB family phosphatase: MEQYFIIDFDSTFTQVEALDELARISLKNRPDREDIYKQIEDLTNASMEGKLSFTESLERRVKLLNANRDHLKQLISHLKKKVSTSFSRNTIFFKNHQDEVLIVSGGFKEFITPVVTEYHIKKENIYANTFEFDEEGNIIGYDRENPLSQEGGKVKLLKELQLPGDIYGIGDGYSDFQLKESGMIKKFFAFTENIERKSVAEKADHVTPSFDEFLYLNKLPRAISYPKNRIKCLVVGNVDEDALDQLKKEGYNMRHRESVEEKYLEEAGVLFCDEEHQPSAGQVQNAGRLKVIGVFGKCNRKLADAAAESGIIIFDDPRHNPHSNDFLPKRVMAFMNEGKTHTSCNFPDLQPPRVNNAHRLIHIHKNVPGILAKINDVFARHNINIVGEFLVTNPQIGYVITDVNTGYDTEVLNELKAIEHTIKFRLLY, from the coding sequence ATGGAGCAGTACTTTATTATTGATTTCGACAGTACCTTTACACAGGTTGAGGCCCTTGACGAACTGGCCCGTATATCTCTCAAAAATCGCCCCGACCGCGAGGATATCTACAAACAGATTGAAGATTTAACCAATGCCTCGATGGAAGGTAAGTTATCCTTTACCGAAAGTTTAGAGCGCAGGGTGAAATTACTCAATGCCAATCGCGATCATTTAAAGCAGCTGATCAGCCACCTTAAAAAGAAGGTTTCTACTTCGTTTTCTCGTAATACCATCTTCTTTAAAAACCACCAGGACGAGGTTTTGATTGTATCCGGCGGGTTTAAAGAGTTTATTACCCCGGTAGTTACCGAGTATCATATTAAAAAAGAAAACATCTACGCCAACACGTTTGAGTTTGACGAAGAAGGTAATATCATAGGTTATGACCGTGAAAATCCGCTTTCGCAGGAAGGTGGTAAAGTAAAGCTGTTGAAAGAGCTGCAATTGCCCGGCGATATCTACGGCATTGGTGACGGTTATTCTGATTTCCAGTTAAAGGAATCAGGCATGATCAAAAAGTTCTTCGCCTTTACTGAAAATATCGAACGTAAATCAGTAGCCGAAAAAGCCGACCATGTTACTCCAAGCTTTGACGAATTCCTTTACCTTAATAAACTGCCACGTGCTATCTCGTACCCTAAAAACCGCATTAAATGTTTGGTTGTAGGTAATGTTGATGAAGATGCGTTGGATCAGCTTAAAAAAGAAGGTTACAACATGCGCCATCGCGAGAGCGTTGAAGAAAAATACTTAGAAGAAGCCGGTGTGTTATTTTGCGATGAAGAACATCAGCCAAGTGCCGGGCAGGTTCAAAATGCAGGTAGGTTAAAAGTAATCGGTGTGTTCGGTAAATGCAACCGTAAACTGGCCGATGCCGCTGCCGAAAGCGGGATTATCATATTTGACGATCCAAGGCATAACCCGCACAGTAACGATTTCCTTCCAAAAAGGGTAATGGCTTTCATGAACGAGGGTAAAACGCATACCAGCTGTAACTTCCCTGATCTGCAGCCACCGCGTGTTAATAATGCTCACCGTTTAATTCACATCCATAAAAACGTACCAGGTATCCTGGCCAAGATCAACGACGTTTTTGCCCGCCATAATATTAATATTGTGGGCGAATTTTTGGTTACTAACCCCCAGATAGGTTATGTAATTACCGACGTTAATACAGGCTATGATACCGAAGTGTTGAATGAGTTAAAAGCGATTGAACATACCATTAAGTTCAGGCTTTTATATTAA
- a CDS encoding NAD-dependent epimerase/dehydratase family protein, producing MILITGATGFLGAELAKLLVITTGQRIRCTKRASSTVPKLLLPYQENIDWVDADMMDIFALGEALDGITQVYHCAAWVSLKQADKEPMINTNVTGTANLVNLCTERGIRMVHVSSVAAVGTAKPGELITENHHLEQSTENDGYAISKLESEMEVWRGIAEGLNAVIVNPSIIIGASAGTQGSGALFNTVRKGLKFYTSGTIGFVDVEDVAKSMVGLMNSDITAERYIISAENRDYKGMVTEIANGFGIKPPAIYAKPWMMELAWRLAAVGAALTDGVPAIDKTSAQTASLTREFDNSKIKKAIGFEFKPISNTVKEICEALK from the coding sequence ATGATCTTAATAACAGGCGCAACCGGTTTTCTTGGGGCCGAACTGGCAAAACTTTTGGTAATTACCACCGGCCAACGGATCCGCTGCACTAAAAGGGCAAGCTCAACTGTGCCCAAATTGCTGTTGCCTTACCAGGAAAACATTGATTGGGTTGACGCCGATATGATGGATATTTTTGCACTGGGCGAAGCGCTTGATGGCATTACGCAGGTTTATCATTGTGCCGCTTGGGTATCATTGAAACAGGCAGATAAAGAACCGATGATTAACACCAATGTTACCGGAACTGCCAACCTGGTTAACCTTTGCACTGAGCGTGGCATAAGGATGGTACACGTAAGTTCGGTAGCTGCCGTTGGCACCGCCAAACCCGGCGAACTGATCACCGAAAATCATCACCTGGAGCAATCAACAGAGAACGACGGTTATGCCATATCCAAATTGGAAAGCGAGATGGAAGTTTGGCGTGGTATTGCCGAAGGGTTGAACGCTGTTATTGTTAATCCATCTATTATTATAGGAGCAAGCGCCGGTACTCAGGGGAGTGGTGCATTATTCAATACTGTACGCAAAGGGCTAAAATTTTATACATCGGGCACTATAGGTTTTGTTGATGTTGAGGACGTTGCCAAAAGCATGGTTGGATTAATGAACAGCGACATCACGGCCGAACGCTATATCATCAGCGCCGAAAATCGTGATTATAAAGGGATGGTTACCGAGATAGCCAACGGCTTTGGTATCAAGCCGCCGGCTATATATGCAAAACCCTGGATGATGGAACTGGCCTGGCGCTTGGCGGCTGTTGGAGCTGCTTTAACAGATGGTGTTCCTGCTATAGATAAAACATCGGCCCAAACCGCTTCGCTAACCCGCGAGTTTGATAATTCAAAAATTAAGAAAGCCATAGGTTTTGAATTTAAACCCATCAGCAATACGGTTAAGGAAATTTGTGAGGCGTTAAAATAG
- a CDS encoding formimidoylglutamase, giving the protein MSLADFFTPIDLKKIAPKKGYYTSQLGDKIVHYSVDFPDLEEKTDIAIIGVMDDRNAVGNPGCSLGPDYIREKLYQLNEGGYSVKIADLGNIRAGEKVTDTYFAVKTVVAELIKKDIIPVILGGGQDITYAQYLGYEELEQKVDLVVIDSHFDLDEDNHGESIETTSASYLNKIFLHDPNYLFNFSNLGYQTYFVSQDSLRVMDKLYFDVHRLGELSGNVAVTEPAIRNASMVSFDIGAIRAADAMGNANATPNGFYGEEACQLCRYAGFNDKLTSIGFYEFNPAYDSNGQTAWQLAQMIWYFIDGFYNRKRDFPLNPKSQYLIYKTSLTHEDQEVVFVKSKKSDRWWMQVPYPSAGSPNERFHLVPCSYADYKTATSGELPDLWWRTYQKLN; this is encoded by the coding sequence ATGTCATTAGCTGATTTTTTTACGCCGATTGATCTTAAAAAGATAGCTCCTAAAAAGGGTTATTATACCAGCCAGCTTGGCGATAAAATTGTGCATTACTCTGTCGATTTTCCCGATCTGGAAGAGAAAACGGATATCGCGATCATCGGTGTTATGGATGATCGCAACGCGGTTGGTAATCCCGGCTGCTCGCTTGGCCCCGATTATATCCGCGAAAAACTTTACCAGTTAAACGAGGGCGGCTACTCGGTAAAAATTGCCGACCTGGGTAATATCCGCGCCGGCGAAAAGGTAACGGACACCTACTTCGCGGTTAAAACCGTAGTGGCTGAACTGATCAAGAAAGATATTATCCCGGTTATTTTAGGCGGCGGGCAGGACATTACCTACGCTCAGTATCTGGGTTATGAGGAACTTGAGCAAAAAGTCGATCTGGTAGTGATCGATTCGCATTTTGATTTGGATGAAGATAATCACGGCGAAAGCATCGAAACGACCTCTGCTTCCTATCTTAACAAAATATTCCTGCATGACCCTAATTACCTGTTCAATTTCAGTAACCTGGGTTATCAAACCTATTTTGTAAGCCAGGATAGCCTGCGGGTAATGGATAAGCTTTATTTTGATGTACACCGCCTTGGCGAGCTGAGTGGTAATGTTGCAGTTACAGAACCTGCCATCCGCAATGCCAGTATGGTAAGCTTTGATATCGGCGCTATCCGGGCTGCCGATGCCATGGGTAATGCCAATGCCACACCAAATGGTTTTTATGGCGAAGAAGCTTGCCAGCTTTGCCGCTACGCCGGTTTTAATGATAAACTTACCTCGATAGGTTTTTATGAGTTTAACCCGGCGTATGATAGCAACGGGCAAACCGCCTGGCAACTGGCCCAAATGATCTGGTATTTTATTGATGGCTTTTATAACCGTAAACGCGATTTTCCGCTTAACCCTAAATCGCAATACCTTATTTATAAAACCAGTTTAACTCATGAAGATCAGGAAGTGGTATTTGTAAAAAGTAAAAAATCCGACCGTTGGTGGATGCAGGTCCCCTACCCTTCGGCGGGCTCACCTAATGAGCGTTTTCATTTAGTGCCCTGTAGCTACGCCGATTATAAAACCGCTACGTCCGGCGAATTGCCCGATCTCTGGTGGCGCACCTATCAAAAATTAAACTGA
- a CDS encoding TlpA disulfide reductase family protein — MKKLFFYIVAMLPVTALAQTNDTFIINGKLGNVSTPAKVYLSYQLGANNVTDSANVVNGAFSFTGTIINPVNATIAVNYKGLPLEKFIDANYKYADNGSLISKTADDLDFFLEKGTITIASKDSIDKAQITGSQLNIDNVKLQAQLKAINQKGEKLMAEAKAATPEQQKSAAFRSAMQARYKALQTEQKTTLKSFISANPNSYLSLLALTSVSGPAPDVSEVEPLYNSLSQNIRDTEAGKMMKAQLEALKVTAIGSEAPDFIQNDVNGNPVKLSSFRGKYVLLDFWASWCGPCRQENPNVARNYARFKNKNFTVVGVSLDRPDGKSAWLAAIKSDGLDWTQLSDLKFWNNQAAALYSVTSIPQNYLIDPQGKIIAKNLRGEDLDAKLEQLFGKYN, encoded by the coding sequence ATGAAGAAATTATTTTTTTACATAGTTGCCATGTTGCCGGTAACGGCACTTGCGCAAACTAACGACACCTTTATTATTAACGGTAAATTAGGGAACGTAAGCACTCCCGCTAAAGTGTATTTATCATACCAGTTGGGTGCCAACAATGTTACCGATTCAGCCAATGTTGTTAACGGTGCATTCTCTTTTACCGGTACTATCATCAACCCTGTTAACGCTACCATAGCAGTTAACTACAAAGGCTTACCGCTCGAAAAATTCATCGACGCTAATTATAAATATGCTGATAATGGCAGCCTTATTTCAAAAACTGCCGATGATCTGGATTTTTTCCTGGAAAAAGGCACGATCACTATTGCCAGCAAAGATTCTATCGATAAAGCGCAAATCACTGGCTCACAACTCAATATCGATAATGTAAAACTACAGGCACAGTTAAAAGCCATCAACCAAAAAGGCGAAAAACTAATGGCCGAAGCTAAAGCCGCAACCCCTGAGCAGCAGAAATCGGCAGCTTTCAGAAGTGCTATGCAGGCGAGGTATAAAGCATTACAAACAGAGCAAAAAACAACGTTGAAAAGCTTTATTTCGGCCAACCCTAATAGTTACTTAAGCCTGCTTGCCCTAACTTCGGTAAGTGGCCCGGCCCCGGATGTAAGCGAAGTTGAGCCATTATACAATTCATTATCTCAAAACATTAGAGACACCGAAGCCGGTAAAATGATGAAGGCGCAGCTGGAAGCTTTGAAAGTAACCGCCATTGGTTCTGAAGCTCCGGATTTTATCCAGAACGATGTTAACGGCAACCCCGTAAAATTATCATCTTTCAGAGGCAAGTATGTATTGCTTGATTTTTGGGCATCGTGGTGCGGCCCTTGTCGCCAGGAAAACCCTAACGTAGCACGTAACTACGCAAGGTTCAAAAACAAGAACTTTACAGTAGTAGGAGTTTCTTTGGATAGGCCCGATGGCAAATCGGCATGGCTGGCAGCCATTAAAAGCGATGGATTGGATTGGACGCAATTATCCGATCTGAAATTCTGGAATAACCAGGCTGCCGCGCTGTATTCGGTTACATCAATTCCGCAAAACTACCTGATAGACCCACAGGGTAAGATCATTGCAAAAAACCTGCGCGGCGAAGACCTTGATGCCAAGTTGGAGCAATTGTTTGGAAAATATAATTAA